Below is a genomic region from Kazachstania africana CBS 2517 chromosome 9, complete genome.
TAATCGCACCTCATAATAACACTATACTGTGTGATAATAAGAAAGATCCAAGTGTAAAACTGGTCGAAGTGTCTCaagtcttttttttcttttcacctTTATATACACTCATAAGTTCGTTGGGATCTCAGTCATGTTTTGAGTGATGACAATTAGTCCAGCCCACTGCTTGGTTCCAGccttttttaattcaacACATTGAGCCAAAGATAAAGGTCTAACAATCCATGCACCTATTTGTAACGAGGTCTCGATAattcatgaaaaaaatccaCTATAATAACCCTGATCGAAATTGGCTACTCAGCGATGAGCATGTAGACGTTTTTTGATCAAGAAACTACAACTCAAGAGCGTAATTTAATCTCAAAATACTTGGGAAGCAATGGATGTAGCTGATAGGGTAAATGTCAACTATACGTGTTGGAAACATATGTGAAGTACTCTCTAAAACTTCTGGATGACATCAAAAGGTTAAAATACTTCTTATTTGGTCGCTGTCAATGTATGGTTCAGAAATACAGATAAGTTCGCCATGGATGAAAGTACCTTTTATTTCTCCCAAGGAACCCCACCTTCAAAACTATAAATCCTGGATAGTATGTTTAGCCAACTTGAGCGAGGAATTGTAGCAATGTATTCGTCGTCAGCATATCAGTAGACATCATGAATTCTGAAGTTACCACATGAAAAGGACCagtaaattatttttttgcattACCTAGTCATGCGTGGCTTCAATTCAGTTATATTCGATACGATCTATCATTGCTCCTCCAGCTAGCTTTAGAACCCAAAGCCAAATGTGAAATACTTCCGTACTGTATCCACAGTTTTTCTCAGGATCCACTCAGAAAAAGGTATTAATTAAAAGGTGATGCTGATAGGATACAATTATATGCCTGGGATTCCTTGATTCATAATTGATCAAATAAATGGGAAAGCAGGCCAAGCAAATGTGTAGGTATCATGATCTAGGGCTAATTTACCATATCGATTTCAGTAACGGTTCGGCTTTATGTGATAAGATAGTGTTATCCGCAACGACGATGGCACCATATGTGAAGAAGGCACTATACGTAGAGAATGTGTGCCATGTATGAGCTTTTCGGTTAACAGAGAACTTTGATGAGGTAAGGATTCACTTTTTATTTCCATTTGACATTATCACCATGGTAGAATTAGCGAACCTCGGGAGAAATTACAAGGCATTGATCTGTCATTATGTTTTATTCTCTAAAATCTCGATCAGTTGGCTTTTAGAGCTCCTTTACACTACTCCCGTGCAGAACCAAACTTCACTATTATGACTTAAATCAATCACATGTCAAACGTTTAGCAACATATTACTACCCTAGGTTGATATGATTACTGTGAGCCGTATGTTCAACTGTCGAGGGTATGCTTAAAGGTAGTAAAAAAGACCTTTTCTTGCGATATTAAGAATTCACATGTGTGCTGTGTGCACTTGTTTGGGTAAAACACAGCACTGCCTAGTTGAAAGACTCCATATGCCTCGTTACTCTCGACCGATTAATTGTATGTAGCCAAGTAGGGACACTCAAAAAAAAGCGACATACACGTACATTCCTTCCAGTCCTATCCCACGGTTGATAGAAAACTCTGAAGTGCAATGGTGTTcctatttgaaaatgaatttgaaggaACACGAATTGATACTTGctcgaaaattttgattacTACACATTTGGTTCTTGTCTCAATGGCTTTCATTTGCATGATATAGCTAGAAGTTATCTCGaatattaaagaattgTTATTGACAGGTGTCGAGTTATCCTCGCACGTTTGGAAGCATGCGCTGCAACCGTCTAGTTCTCAACCTTGAAGGTAACACAGAACAACTGCTCGTCCTAGATGAGGAAGATAGGAGACAGAGATTGTGATAACCTTTCAGACGAGCTAGTAAACTAATCGCAAGGGAGAAAAAAAGGAACAAATTTTCGCCAGAGTAGCgaattcaatgattcttTAGTTTGGTTTTTGTAAATACCCTGGTGGCCCTAACATATTGCAAAGGAGCGAAAATCTAGAAGGTAGGTACTCCAGATGCTAAGTCCTTATCCTGTCCTCAAATAAGGAAAGATAGATAACTTCGAAAACATTAGAATCAACAACAATCTTTGTATCATATTTCTTACGTCACAACTATATATTTGTCGAGGTTGGCACTATTTTTGAGTGGCCGAGGAATGACGAAATCCTAAAAAGAGTGCTAACTTGCAAAATGCAGATGCAAATCGTAACTTAAAATTACAATAGAAAGTTTATGTAATTCAAGTGAAAATTGCAGTTGTTAGACGAGGGAAACGGGAAGACAAGCGTCTGTTCGCAGTGTGATTAACATATAAGTGATTTTTCATCAGTAATGGCAGATATGGCTACGaagtgaaaaatgattttcCTTGACGTTTTGTATGGACAAAGAATGTAGTAAAATGAATCGTGCATACATTTTGTTTTGTTACTCAGTGTGGTGAAACTGATATGTGCCAACTGTACGCTTTGTTGGTTTCAGTATGTGTCAGTTACTGCTATCCTACATGCATTTCATTCTTTAATCGAGAAAAGTAACCCTGTGGGATTATTTTAATAGAAGTTTCTTATCAAACTGATTGTTGATCCATATAAATATGCGTTCCTATATATCTGGGCTTTCTCATGGAGTGAGACTTGCTTTTTCTGAGGTAGTCTTACTAATATtattgtatattttatatttgtttCGTAAGTGCTACCCTTTCGGACTTCAATGCTCTCAacagatgaaaataataaagtaAGATAGACTCTATAATACACAGGTACCGTATTAAACAAGGgtttatttttaatcaCGAAGTTTGTGTTTAGAGAGTGAAGAACTATCtcatattttttgtaaCCGCCTGAATTTATCTATTTACATGAATATAATCTTGCATACATACAATGGGCATATTCAATGGTTACAATGTGAATAATATCATTGTGGTGGTAGTCTGAATAGGTCACTACATTCTTTCATTCTCTTAAGCATACCCTTTTTGTCAAGTTCATTTTGCTTAGAAGGTAATTTTGCATTTGGTTTACTCTCAAACACAGAACCCAGCAGAATCATTTCATTTGTCATCACGTCACATAAAAATACCATGTAGTCTACTATATCCCTCAACTCTTTCTCAGTCTTCTTAGTAACTTTATCCAATTTAATCAGCTCCTGCGTCGTATCGAATTtataaatcaattgaatatgCTCTAGCGGTTTTCCCGGCATCATAACGGGTTCAACAAGTACCAATTTTGGAACTTTATTAAACTTCTTGATTTGCCAGTCCAACGACATGTTTTTGGGAAGATGACTGATCCTTGACGCCAGCGACTCTTCCACCCAAACGGACAACTGTAATCTCATAGATTTAATGCTCTTACTAGCAAACGCCTTGTTAACCTGAATATACGTCTCGATAGCCTTGTTCTTCCACAGTAGAAAACTGGGTTTAACTCCCGTCTGAGAGCGAAATAGTGCAATCTTCACGGTATTGAACCCCAGGACATAAAGGCGTCTAATTAAAGAATTGCAAACCACAATGGGATGTGAAAAGAAACTGGGCAAATTCCTGTATGACGTTGGAATGAAAACTTCTGAAGTAATCCCTAGTAATCGCGGGTTAAATTGCTGTCCTTCCTCTTCATTTCTCTTCGTTGTAAATCCTCTCTGGGGCACTGCTAGAGCTGGAAATAAGGGACGTCGACTAGCAACTTGCCAAAGGCTCGACGTACTTCTCCTTGTAAAACATAGCAGATTCATAGTGCAAATTTCGAGTACTGAATGCTCTGCTCAATGCATCAAGTAACCTGATGTTGCTTTGCTGGGTTCTTgtaaatttcaatatgcTAACCTGATTCTTTCGCTTATATATTATGAAAAAAGATCTAAATTGACTTAGTGTAAAAAGGAGATGTCAACTATTGCAAGCAAAAGCGGGACTGCCAACCAAGCAATgaaaccatttttcatcGAGTTAAAGGTCAAGGACACGGAACGTATTGATTGGAGGAAAGCTCTGTCTTCTTATTTGAAGAGATCGTATGGATCTCATCAATGGTCCCAGTTCTATGACGAAGAAACCACTAGAGAATTAGATCATATTAGGAACAATGCCAATGGAGAACTTTCTCCAGACGCTTTGTTAGAGCAAAATTGCAAATATTACGCTTACATAGAACAACTTGGAATGCGTTTAGGGAAGAATACAACTCAATTAAGATTGGATTTCACATGGTATGATGCTGCTTATTCTTTAACCCCAAGAGATCAGAAGTACACACAGCATACTTTAGTCTTCGAAAAATCATCTGTTCTATACAACATTGGTATAGTATTGACTGAACTTGCTAGAGATAAGATTAATGAGGATTATAAAGTTTCTATAGGCTATCTGGCCAGAGCCATGATGTGTTTCAGATACATATCGGAAAACTTCTTGAATTCACCATCGTTAGATATTCAAGCTGAAAACGCCAACTTCATAATGAATCTATGTCATGCCGAAGCTCAGGAACTTTTCTTAATGAGAGTTATCAATAGTACAAACGCAGAAAAACAGGCATCGTTGATAAGTAAACTAGCAATTGGAGCCTTTCATCTGTATGAAAAAtgctttgaatttttgaaaacgCCAGAAGGTGGTATTACTCCTTACGGCGAAGCCCGTTGGAGTACTATTGTGGCTTGTAAGATGCATTTCTACAGATCCTTTGCATGCTATTATCACGCTACGTTTTtggaagaacaaaataaaattggtGACGGCATTGCATTCCTCAAGATATCATTGgcttcaataaattcagCATTTCCATATAAAGTTTGGTTAAAGGAtcatattgattttgaaggcTTCAAAACTACAGTCGAAACCAAACTTAAACAACTAACTAAAGATaatgattatatttatcaCGATTCTATCCCACAAGTTGTTTCCGTTGAATCAATCAAATCTATGGATGCTATCAAAGCCCCAACTTGGTTAGATCAGTTATCACCTTATATTGCTTCTTCATCTACGAAATGTGACCTAATATTTAAAGGAATCGTCCCTATGGATGTGTATGAAAAGGAAAGTATATACTCAGAAGAGAAAGCCAATTTATTGAGAAGAGAAACTGAGGCAACAGAAACTTCCAATCTGGAATATATGTccttcattgaatttgcaAACTTACCTAAATTACTGGCGGAtttggaaagaaaatataaaaacGGAGGAATCGATACACAAACAGATCCCCAGTTGGCTTTTATGAGGGACCAACTAAAATCTTGGTCTCATACTGTCCGTACTAGCAACTTCAAGGATATGGACATTTTCCTGAAACAAATCACTGAGAGGAGACAGAAAATTTCAGCTGTCTTGAGCAGTTTACCAGATTCTCAGAAAGAGAATGTagtgaaattgaaaagttcaCTGGTTCAAGCGTCTAGATCtgatgataaattattttcacTCATGAAACCATacattaatgaaatcaaacTTTTAGAGaatgaagatttattaTGGAAAAACTTCAATAAGTTTGATACTAGCAGTTCAAATGCACCTAGTCTTTTAGATATCGATGACACAAAAAGTGCTGAGATTTTatctaaaattgaaaaagtacGACTACTTGCAGACGACTTACGTGTGCTCAAAGAAGACCGTAATAATACCCTAGAAGAACTGAAGGAGAAGCtgaatgaagatgacaTCACTAATCTTCTAATCCTCAACAAGGCAAGTTCTGAAACTGATTTACgtgatttattttcaagtGAATTAGAGAAGTTTTCTCCCTTGAGTTCAAGGATCGAAGCAGCAATATTCAAGCAAAATTCGCTAATTAATCAAATAAAGATTCATTTAGATAATATATTTGCTCTGTCAGGGTTCAAAGAGAAGGCCTCGGAAGATCTAAACAAGGATGATGAGAGAAACGATTTTTTTGAGAAGATTACCCAAGCTGTAAccaatttttccatttttacTACAGATGTTCAAAAAGGGTTACAATTTTATGATTCTCTGTTAAAGATGAGtgatgaattattgaaGGCTAGCAGAAATAACAACGTTAGTGGAACGTCTGCGCAAAGTGAAACAGCTCCCGCATTACCAGAATATCCTCCTTCCGCGAATAACATTACGTCACGGCCATTCTCGAGAGTAGCACCACCTGACCCTTTAGTGAATGCAATGCAAGACCtatctctttcttcaagGCAACCCGGTCCTGCTATCCCACCACGTACATATAATGAAATTCCACCTGCATATTCTTTAGAAATGCCTCCTCACTTTACCCCACCAAATGTACAGCAATTGCAAGCACCTATCATACCATTTAAACAATCCACCAATGGAACTAGCGGTTCATTTTCAACTACACAACAGCacgaaaatgaagaaagagagattCAAAGAAACCCTACCGCCTTTTATAACAAATCATCGgtatttgatgaaaatcTATACTCTAAATACAGCAGATAAAATCACTATATCGTGTGTATAAATTACTATgcaaattatataaatgcAAATTGTTTACATGTGGGAAGAATGCACCTCAATATCTTTCacttctttttgttttgctTTGGTGAATACCACACGTTTTGTGAACCAAAGTCTGCTTCCACGATTTTGACGAAACTTATTATACCATTATCCATAACAGCCAGCAGA
It encodes:
- the MBA1 gene encoding Mba1p (similar to Saccharomyces cerevisiae MBA1 (YBR185C); ancestral locus Anc_8.561), coding for MNLLCFTRRSTSSLWQVASRRPLFPALAVPQRGFTTKRNEEEGQQFNPRLLGITSEVFIPTSYRNLPSFFSHPIVVCNSLIRRLYVLGFNTVKIALFRSQTGVKPSFLLWKNKAIETYIQVNKAFASKSIKSMRLQLSVWVEESLASRISHLPKNMSLDWQIKKFNKVPKLVLVEPVMMPGKPLEHIQLIYKFDTTQELIKLDKVTKKTEKELRDIVDYMVFLCDVMTNEMILLGSVFESKPNAKLPSKQNELDKKGMLKRMKECSDLFRLPPQ
- the BRO1 gene encoding Bro1p (similar to Saccharomyces cerevisiae BRO1 (YPL084W); ancestral locus Anc_8.560), translated to MKPFFIELKVKDTERIDWRKALSSYLKRSYGSHQWSQFYDEETTRELDHIRNNANGELSPDALLEQNCKYYAYIEQLGMRLGKNTTQLRLDFTWYDAAYSLTPRDQKYTQHTLVFEKSSVLYNIGIVLTELARDKINEDYKVSIGYLARAMMCFRYISENFLNSPSLDIQAENANFIMNLCHAEAQELFLMRVINSTNAEKQASLISKLAIGAFHLYEKCFEFLKTPEGGITPYGEARWSTIVACKMHFYRSFACYYHATFLEEQNKIGDGIAFLKISLASINSAFPYKVWLKDHIDFEGFKTTVETKLKQLTKDNDYIYHDSIPQVVSVESIKSMDAIKAPTWLDQLSPYIASSSTKCDLIFKGIVPMDVYEKESIYSEEKANLLRRETEATETSNLEYMSFIEFANLPKLLADLERKYKNGGIDTQTDPQLAFMRDQLKSWSHTVRTSNFKDMDIFLKQITERRQKISAVLSSLPDSQKENVVKLKSSLVQASRSDDKLFSLMKPYINEIKLLENEDLLWKNFNKFDTSSSNAPSLLDIDDTKSAEILSKIEKVRLLADDLRVLKEDRNNTLEELKEKLNEDDITNLLILNKASSETDLRDLFSSELEKFSPLSSRIEAAIFKQNSLINQIKIHLDNIFALSGFKEKASEDLNKDDERNDFFEKITQAVTNFSIFTTDVQKGLQFYDSLLKMSDELLKASRNNNVSGTSAQSETAPALPEYPPSANNITSRPFSRVAPPDPLVNAMQDLSLSSRQPGPAIPPRTYNEIPPAYSLEMPPHFTPPNVQQLQAPIIPFKQSTNGTSGSFSTTQQHENEEREIQRNPTAFYNKSSVFDENLYSKYSR